The following are encoded together in the Methanosarcina flavescens genome:
- a CDS encoding tocopherol cyclase family protein, translating into MILNETILPYRMLNTWKPEIFHGRRKKKNFFEGWYFKIVDRSEKHAYTVIPGVSLPENPSNSHAFVMFLDARAQRMRYFRYPLNEFSASDKKFELTIGGSFFSLDEMRLNLMHGEDPVTARMNFKDIYPWPVKLLSPGVMGWYAFVPGMECYHGILSMDHTIEGFIEADGIRTDFKGGRGYIEKDWGISMPSSWIWMQTNHFDQEGISLSGSIAKIPWLGSYFTGYIFGFLYEKKLYRFTTYSGAKVTGLDVTRDNIRIRLESKAYILDIDADRSEGVELPAPRMGEMSAKVKESLRSSIDVTLLKKKGSCMEHIYSGTGRNAGLEFVGEIAELIKGLKK; encoded by the coding sequence ATGATTTTAAACGAGACCATCCTCCCATATAGGATGCTCAATACCTGGAAGCCGGAAATATTTCATGGACGAAGGAAAAAGAAGAATTTTTTTGAAGGCTGGTATTTTAAGATAGTAGATCGCAGCGAGAAGCATGCTTATACTGTCATTCCAGGCGTCTCCCTCCCCGAAAACCCTTCGAATTCCCATGCTTTTGTTATGTTCTTGGATGCCAGAGCTCAACGAATGCGTTATTTCAGATACCCACTTAATGAGTTTAGTGCGAGCGATAAAAAGTTCGAGCTTACTATTGGTGGATCTTTTTTCAGCCTTGACGAGATGAGGCTTAACCTCATGCATGGTGAAGACCCTGTCACTGCTCGCATGAATTTCAAAGATATATATCCCTGGCCCGTAAAATTGCTCTCCCCTGGGGTAATGGGCTGGTATGCGTTCGTGCCGGGGATGGAATGCTATCACGGCATACTGAGTATGGATCATACCATTGAAGGGTTTATCGAGGCTGACGGGATAAGGACAGATTTCAAGGGCGGCAGGGGCTATATTGAGAAGGATTGGGGCATTTCAATGCCATCTTCCTGGATATGGATGCAAACCAACCACTTCGATCAGGAAGGTATTTCACTCTCTGGTTCGATCGCGAAGATACCCTGGCTCGGCAGTTATTTTACAGGTTACATCTTCGGCTTCTTATATGAGAAAAAATTGTACAGATTTACGACGTATTCAGGGGCAAAGGTCACCGGGCTTGATGTGACCCGCGATAATATCCGGATCAGGCTGGAAAGTAAGGCATACATACTCGACATTGATGCGGACAGGTCGGAAGGCGTCGAACTCCCTGCACCAAGAATGGGAGAAATGTCTGCTAAGGTCAAGGAGTCATTACGCTCCAGTATAGATGTAACTCTATTAAAGAAAAAAGGTTCTTGCATGGAGCATATCTATTCCGGGACCGGGAGAAACGCAGGCCTGGAATTTGTGGGTGAAATCGCAGAATTGATAAAAGGCTTGAAAAAATAA
- a CDS encoding PKD domain-containing protein, protein MKTNRGLYSLILSSTALVLFLILVSPTASANSPTVTETQITSSGSASCPVIWEDRILWEDGRNGGSDIYMYNLSTDTETRITTNGKAFDPRTCGNKIVWRDQRNLGLDGLLYGDIYMFDLSTYNETQITNGGLVWRSPAIYDDRIVYSKAEDMYMYDLDIYVYNLSTSTETRITTCGNAYYPAIYENKIVWADQRSGGSDIYMGTISCPTVVSYPPVAAFYACPISGKAPLKVKFKDKSTGSPSSWYWNFGDKCTSTAQNPTHKYNKAGKYTVSLTVENADGSDTKKICNYIKVR, encoded by the coding sequence ATGAAAACCAATAGAGGATTATATTCACTAATTTTATCATCAACAGCACTGGTTTTATTTTTAATCCTCGTTTCGCCTACAGCATCAGCAAACTCGCCCACGGTTACTGAGACCCAGATAACCAGCAGTGGATCAGCTTCTTGTCCTGTAATCTGGGAAGACAGGATATTGTGGGAGGACGGACGAAACGGGGGTTCCGACATTTACATGTATAATCTTTCAACTGACACAGAAACCAGGATAACTACCAACGGAAAAGCATTCGATCCCAGAACATGTGGTAATAAGATAGTATGGAGGGATCAGCGCAATTTGGGTCTGGACGGCTTACTATATGGAGATATCTACATGTTTGACCTCTCCACATACAATGAAACTCAAATTACCAATGGTGGACTGGTCTGGAGGTCCCCTGCTATTTACGATGACAGAATAGTTTACTCGAAAGCTGAAGACATGTATATGTACGATCTGGATATTTATGTGTACAATCTCTCCACATCCACGGAAACTCGGATCACCACCTGCGGAAACGCTTACTATCCTGCAATTTATGAAAACAAAATTGTATGGGCAGATCAGCGCAGTGGAGGTTCTGACATTTATATGGGTACTATTAGCTGCCCAACCGTTGTTAGCTACCCACCCGTTGCTGCTTTTTATGCATGTCCTATCTCTGGAAAAGCGCCACTAAAGGTAAAATTCAAAGATAAGAGTACAGGATCACCCTCCTCATGGTACTGGAATTTTGGCGATAAATGCACTTCAACAGCTCAGAATCCGACACATAAATACAATAAAGCTGGAAAGTATACTGTTAGTTTAACTGTTGAAAACGCTGACGGTAGCGATACTAAAAAGATATGTAATTATATTAAAGTTAGATAA
- a CDS encoding sulfatase-like hydrolase/transferase produces the protein MIPIIHVSRAFPILFFLAMLSVFFNSPDVASALTEVEVNPVNTPQGAVVLIVDGLSAPFIYPELTPYALDGTPLEKAELENLPEISKESARLLEFRAPQTFTEGGHSVLVTGNPGADSELVSFKDATVFDILHREGYLCIGVMEKGDSWSICDEQDVILRDENNSIKNMKIVLEQPERSNSAPDLPEGLLRVMEEAADRAPGYIVSKETRDKYSGYNRWGIDTACEIIEYMSINSPEQKYLLTVNVGAIDSSGHYRDNYGYIDCIECLDSELPRLYKLCKKNNLAFVLTSDHGMSFSKADSKGGHQSEKFSVTDEAQLVPLIIHAQDVETGILTEEYGQDDFAPTLLGILDIPDKPRFAEGNQILLTDHVNLKVELPEKGSAELQKDGNVIATLKNDNEFVFLGLEPGSTCTVRAALDSGKSLEEQEKKLTLKTDAVIEFTERGLKSDKKGVRDRESDANTIKDSTSSASFAKGKSGTSDSGLTPLIGYFVIGLVNLVGLVFIAKILKKSQNTEEEEK, from the coding sequence ATGATACCGATAATTCATGTTTCCAGGGCTTTTCCAATTCTGTTTTTTCTTGCAATGCTTTCTGTTTTTTTTAATTCTCCAGACGTTGCCTCTGCACTTACCGAAGTGGAGGTAAATCCCGTTAATACACCTCAGGGCGCAGTCGTGTTAATTGTGGATGGTCTGAGTGCACCTTTCATCTATCCCGAGCTTACGCCATATGCACTTGACGGCACACCGCTTGAAAAAGCCGAACTTGAAAATCTGCCGGAAATAAGTAAAGAAAGTGCTAGGCTTCTGGAGTTCCGTGCTCCTCAGACCTTTACCGAAGGAGGGCACTCAGTCCTTGTCACGGGAAATCCGGGTGCGGACAGTGAACTTGTAAGCTTCAAAGATGCAACCGTTTTCGATATTCTGCACAGGGAAGGTTATCTCTGTATTGGGGTTATGGAAAAAGGGGATTCATGGTCGATCTGTGACGAGCAGGATGTCATTCTCAGGGATGAAAATAACTCGATAAAGAACATGAAAATCGTTCTTGAGCAGCCCGAGCGTTCCAATAGTGCTCCTGATCTGCCTGAAGGGCTCTTACGGGTTATGGAAGAGGCAGCTGACAGAGCTCCCGGCTATATCGTGTCAAAAGAAACAAGGGATAAATACAGCGGATATAACAGGTGGGGAATCGATACTGCATGCGAGATTATTGAATACATGTCCATAAATAGTCCAGAGCAAAAATATCTGCTTACTGTCAATGTGGGAGCTATAGATTCTAGTGGACATTACAGGGATAATTATGGATATATAGATTGTATAGAGTGCCTTGATTCCGAGCTTCCCAGACTTTATAAACTCTGCAAAAAGAATAACCTTGCTTTTGTTCTGACATCAGACCATGGAATGAGCTTTTCCAAAGCTGATTCAAAAGGAGGCCACCAGTCCGAAAAATTCTCAGTGACTGATGAAGCACAACTCGTTCCCCTGATAATTCATGCTCAGGATGTTGAAACTGGAATTCTCACGGAGGAATACGGGCAGGATGACTTTGCTCCGACGCTGCTTGGAATTCTTGATATTCCCGACAAGCCGAGATTTGCGGAAGGGAATCAGATCCTGCTCACAGACCATGTAAACCTGAAAGTGGAACTCCCGGAAAAAGGTTCTGCTGAACTCCAGAAAGACGGAAATGTTATAGCCACCCTGAAAAACGATAACGAATTTGTTTTCCTTGGACTTGAGCCGGGAAGTACCTGTACGGTCAGGGCTGCACTTGACTCCGGAAAAAGCCTTGAAGAACAGGAGAAAAAGCTCACTCTTAAGACGGATGCGGTAATTGAATTCACAGAAAGAGGCTTGAAAAGTGACAAAAAAGGTGTGCGAGATAGAGAGTCTGACGCAAATACCATAAAAGACTCCACCTCTTCGGCAAGTTTTGCTAAAGGAAAATCAGGAACGTCAGATTCGGGCTTAACGCCTCTAATAGGGTACTTTGTTATAGGATTGGTCAATCTTGTGGGACTTGTGTTTATTGCAAAAATCCTGAAAAAATCCCAGAATACCGAAGAAGAGGAAAAATAA
- a CDS encoding acylphosphatase — protein sequence MTSGETVRAEILVSGRVQGVGFRRFARNAGERLGVKSNPINLRDGKVFVIAEGKPEALELFIKELRKGPMFAHVEDVDVTYREAFGNVYDM from the coding sequence GTGACATCTGGAGAGACTGTGAGGGCGGAAATCCTTGTATCCGGAAGGGTGCAGGGCGTGGGTTTCCGAAGATTTGCAAGAAATGCTGGCGAGCGTCTGGGCGTGAAATCCAATCCCATAAATTTAAGGGACGGCAAGGTTTTTGTCATTGCAGAAGGCAAACCCGAAGCCCTGGAACTCTTTATAAAAGAACTCCGGAAGGGGCCCATGTTTGCTCATGTGGAAGATGTTGATGTCACTTACAGGGAAGCTTTTGGGAATGTATACGACATGTAA
- a CDS encoding hydrogenase maturation nickel metallochaperone HypA — MCSVGDSFDIDMEGKLPVKSYECKDCGNKFKGIGKNVKCPSCQSSNVTES, encoded by the coding sequence ATGTGTAGTGTTGGAGACTCATTTGATATCGATATGGAAGGAAAGCTGCCGGTTAAAAGTTATGAATGCAAGGACTGTGGAAATAAGTTCAAAGGTATTGGTAAGAATGTGAAGTGTCCTTCCTGCCAGTCCAGTAATGTAACAGAATCCTGA